The following DNA comes from Phormidium ambiguum IAM M-71.
ACGGTACAACATACCAACCAAAAGAAATTCCCCTGTTTCGCCAAGAGGTAGAAAACTATCTTGACCCTTCGAGTTTAGAAGTGGCTTGGGAAATTTTGGCAGAAACCGGGGAAAGTGTAAATATTCCAGGGATGGCAATGTTGCTGTTTTCTGAGCAAACACAAGCTCAGTGTTATGCAGCATATTACCTCCTTTCGGAAGACAAGATTTATTTCAAGCAAAAAGGCGATCGCTACGAACCACGTTCCGCAACTTTGGTGGGAGAAATTAAACACCAAATAGAAGTTGCAGAACAACGGAAACGGGAATCAGAAGAGTTTTTTACTCTCGTACAACAAGTAATCGCTGGTAATCCATTAGAATCGTACAATAGCGTCCGAGAGGCATTTTCCGAAACTAGATATCGTAATCGTATCGATGCGTTAGAAAGGTACGTCATACTAGGAGAGGAAGCTACTGGGCGTTCTTTAGCCCAGGAAACCTTGGCTGCTCTAGAATTACCAACAAACCCACAAGCGGCTTTCGATTTGTTGGTGAGATTGGGATTGTGGAGTTACCATGAAAACCTGTTTCTCCGGCGCAGCCAGATTCCAGTTCACTTTTCAACTAAGGTGTTAGAAGTGGCTCAGCTGCGTATTGATACTCCACCGCCAGACCCGGATAGCGATCGCTTGGATCTCACCCATCTCAAGGTTTATACCATTGATGACGAGAGTACCAAAGAAATAGATGACGGATTGAGTTGGGAAAAACTTCCCGACGGTAGAGAACGTTTTTGGATACATATTGCTGACCCTAGCCGTTGGGTAATGCCAGGAGATGAATTAGACCTGGAAGCGAGGCGGCGTAGCACTACGCTATATTTGCCTACCGGGATGATTCCGATGTTCCCCACAGAATTGGCTACAGGGCCAATGAGTTTGGTACAGGGGAAAATTTGTACCGCCCTGAGTTTTGGGGTGATTTTGGATGAAACTGGCGGAGTGCAAGAGTACAGTATTCATCCGACGATTATTAAACCTACTTATCGTCTCACTTACGAAGATGTAGATGAGATGCTGGATCTAGCAGTTCCAGCAGAACCGGAATTAACTGCGATCGCATCATCAGCCCAACTTAGACAAGCTTGGCGGCAGTCTCAAGGCGCAATTACAATTAATTTGCCCGAAGGACTGATTAAAGTCGAAGATGACGAAATCCATATTCAAGTTTTGGACGACTCCCAATCCCGAATGATGGTTGCGGAAATGATGATTTTGACAGGGGAAGTAGCCGCCCGTTATGGTCAAGAACATCAATTAGCGTTGCCTTTTCGCGGTCAGCCACAACCAGAACTACCCTCAGAAGAAGAGTTACTGTTACTTCCAGCAGGGCCTGCCCGCGCTTGTGCCATGCGCCGTTGTATGCCTCGCAGTGAGATTAGCGTCACTCCAGCGCGTCATGCTAGTTTAGGTTTGAATACCTACAGTCAGGTAACATCTCCGATTCGTCGTTATAGCGATTTGTTGGCACACTTTCAAATTAAAGCGCATTTGCGAGGCGATCCGTTGCCTTTTTCCGCAGATGAATTAAGGGAAGTGATGATGAGCGTGTCAATGGTGACGCAAGAAGCTAGTTTGGTAGAACGGCAAACTCATCGTTATTGGGCGCTAGAATATTTGCGGCGTAATCCCGGACAAGTTTGGCAAGCGTTGTTGTTGCGCTGGTTAAGGGAAGATGACAGGTTAGGTTTGATTTTGCTGGAAGATTTGGGTTTAGAGTTGCCGATGGGCTTTAGGCGATCGATCCAGTTAGGCGATCGTCTAGATGTTCGCGTCAGTTACGTCGATCCACGTCAAGATGTCATCAAATTTGAAGAAACCAGCGATCAAACCGCACAAGCAACAGCTAGTTAACAAAATTTATGAATAAAACTTTGTTTACAAAGTTATTTAGCAAACGCAGAAAAAAGCTTTAATGCACAATTCTGCGTTTTGTTTTTAATACTGTCTTTATCAGAAACTTCAATCTATAGTAGAAAGTCAAAAATTTTCTATCACTCTTACTCACAAACTTGCATCCGCCAACCAAACATCTTCATTCTCTTCTATAAAACTAGTAATAAAAAACTCTACTTTAACTAATCCAAATTCTATCAAATCCCCATCTTTCAGCGCATGAGGTTCTAAAGAAGATAATCGATGATTATTAACTTTAGTTCCATTTCTGCTACCCGCATCTTGAACAAAAAAACTATTTCCTGAATTGTGGCCTAAAATCGCATGACAGCGAGATATCGAAAGTTCAGAAATTGGTATAGAACACTTTAATTTACTACGCCCAACCGTCCATTCTTGAGAACCATCAACAATTTGAACAGTTTCAGCATGAGACAAATTAGTTACTAAAAAAGTTGACTTACCCGTATTAACAGCTTGAATATAAAAATGTGCTAACTCACAACGTTTAGGAGCATTTAAAATAGGTTCAATAATACTTGTCAATTGCCCAATATCATGTTGGCAATTATCTACCAACGAACGTATAAAAGAAGTATTTTTTTCTAAAAATTTGAAAGCTTTATCTGTATTTTGGGCTGGGTAAGTTAGGTTTGAAAGCATACCAATTCTCAATGAAGTGTACCAGAAATAGTAGACGGATGCACCTTTGCACAACAGGTAATGCTATTTAAACCGTTTAGGTGCAGCAGTATAACTAGAGGTTTACTACATTCTAAAAATTTTAACAATCACTAAAAGCAGAAAATTTACTAAAACTTTAAGAATTTTTGCATAATTACCGATCTTTGTAAAGTTTTTAATAAGCAAGACCTAGTTAAATATGCGGTCATTTATGACAATTTTCCAACTGACACACTTCAAAGTCTGGTTGTTTATAGTGACATATTGACAAACCATCCACAATCCATATTTAACAAAGTGTTACCACTCAGCCAGGATTGTGCGTATTTCCCCCATCCTGATGAAATTAAACTTCAGACAGCTATATTAACTGGCATAGCGGATATCGCGCTTTGCCAGAATGCAGCCAAAATCGTGATTATACAAGGTCATCGCCCGCGCATTGAATCAAAAACTACACATCACTGCGTAGCGTGACAGTGAGATTATCCAACTTCGCAGCCATCTCATGTCATCCTCAAATTCGCGCTTTCTCAAAATAGAAATTACTGCCAATTCCTCTCATCCAGAACTTTTGGCAGGGTTGGAGGCTTGGCTACGCTTGGGTTTGTTGACTGATGCCCAAATCAAACAAATATCTCGGCAATACCTAACCTGTCCTCTACCAGAAGTCACTGCAACAGCAAGCGTTCCAAACCGTAACGAAATAGATTTTGTCCTCCCCATAGCTGCGGAAACTGCAACTCAAAGAAAATTAACCACTCAGGAACCACCAAATCGAATTAACCGCATTTTACAGTCACTCATGGCGGAACTTAGCGTCCGATGGCTGCTGTTCTTAGGTGTTTTCATGGTGGTAGTTTCCTCCGGGCTGTTGGCGGCGACGCAATGGGAAAAGTTTCCTTCGTTTGGACAGTACGGAATTTTACTGTCTTATACTTTAATTTTTTGGTTAGTCAGTTTTTGGGCAGGTAAACAAAGTAATTTGCAATTAACAACCCAAACTTTACAAGCGGTAACTTTGTGTTTAGTTCCGGTGAATTTTTGGGCAATGGATGGTTTTCGCTTGTGGGGAAATCCCTGGGAATGGCTAACGGTAGCAATTGCTTCTATTACCCTTACTGGCATTACTGTTTTAACTTTAAATCTTCAGCGTTACCGCCCTAATTATTTAGGATTGATTAATTATTTAGGTTTAAGTTATTTGCATTGGGGTTGGGCATTTTCTGGCTTTCCCTTAATTGCTGTTTATTTGGGAATTGCATTTACCAGTTTGGCGACGGTTTATAGTAATCGTAATTGGACGACTTCTGAGGAATCACTAGAAATTAATCAATTAGCAATTGCTAATTCTCAAAGAATAACGACATCGGTAATTTATGCAGTAGCAGTTTTATTAATTCGAGCAATTTTCTTAACTAAACCTCCTGTAGAAATCACTCAATTAGGTTTAGCGATCGGTATTTGCGGCTGGCTTTTGATCTGGTTATCGCAACAAAGACAAAACCCTTTGACTTCTGCACCACCTTTTTCCCAAGTCAACTGGGAAATATTGGGACTAATTCTATTATTTTTAGGTTGGGCGGTTTCGGTAATCGATTTTCCCGGACAAGCTTTAGCTGTAAGTGGGATTGGTTTATGGTGTTTTGTTAATCGTTTAAAACGTTTTTGGCGCAAGTTTGATTTGGCAGCGTTTTTACTCATCGGTTTTCAGTCAATTTGGTTATTTTGGCGGTTAATTCCTAAGAATATTCAACAAACTTTATTGGAAATAGCAGTTCAATTAACTAATGGAGATGATTACTATATTTTATTGAGTGTAGTCTTATTTCCCTACATTATTTTTATTGTTGGTGTGACTAATTGGTTAGAGAAACGCCAAAAACCTGATTTGGTTAAGTTTGGGGAAGGAATAGCCTTAATTTTAGGTTTGATGTTGACTTTAATTAGTTTACCCAATCCTTTGTTGCGATCGCTAAATCTCCTCTTCTCCACCATCACTTTAGCAGTTGTCACGCAAAAACGCCCCCGCACTTCTTTAGTCTACCTAACTCACATTTTTGGATTACTCACAATTACCTCAACTATCGACTATCTATTACCTAACCTAAATGTAAATATTTGGATGGCCATTTTACAAGGTTTAATGGTAACAGAATGGATATTTAGTATCAGTAACACCGTCCCCAGTACCCAGTCTCAAATCTCCACTTGGCAACGCAGTTCGTGGCATTTAGGATTAAGCTTAGCAGCATTATCTTATGTAGTTCCTTTAAATGTTAATAATGGCAATTCTATCCCTAGTTTGCTATGGTTAATTACACCATTGGCGTTAACTGGGGTAGCAATTTGGGGAGGAAATTCGCGCCGAGAATTAGCTGGATGGTTAAGTGTAGCGGCTAATATTTTGGCGCAAGTTTTGCTGTTTCCCTTTCCTGAAACTAGGCTATTTGGTTTGGGTTTATCTACCATCCTGATGTTTGTAAATACTCGTTATTTACAGCATTTGGTATCAGCAATTATTACTATTAGTTTCAGTTTAGCTTTTTCTGGACAATTATTATGGGACGGATTTTTGGGATTTCCCAGAGAGTCTATTCCAGCTTGGTTGATTGCGTTGGCGATCGCAATTAATATACTATGGTTAAGTCGCAGTTTTCTGCTTCGTAAAAACCACAATTTAGCCAGAATTTACACCGAAGCAACCGATAAATGGGCAACTATTATTTGTAGTTTAAATTTAGTGCTGATAACTTACCATTCAGCAAGCGTTTTTTCCGGCTTTCTCACCCCATCAATTCCTGTTTTATGCGCCATAATTCTTACTTTTGTCGCTATTGTTTATCGAAATTGGCAACAACCTACTAATTTAGCAATCTTTGCATTAGGGTGGAGTTTAGAACTTTTAACTGCCGAAATTATTGGTTTTACCGATCGTTCATTAATTAATTTAAGCATAGCTAATATTGCTTTAGGTTTATCAACCCAGCTTTTAGGTGATTGGTTGCGACGCAAAGTTGGCGCAGAAAGATTCCCAGTCAGTTTGCATATTGTTCCCTTAATGTATGGAATTTTAGCAGGAATATTTCGGTGGAATAATTTTGATTATTGGACTGGTTTAATTTCCCTAGCAATTTCTTTAATTGTTATTGGTGTAGGTAGACGTAAACCAGAATTTAAATCCTTACTTTATTTAGGTTTATTTGGTATTACTGCTTCCACTTATGAATTATTACTTTATCAGCTTGTACAATCAGAAAAAGGAGGATTTGGTGATGGTTTAATTGCAATGGCGGCGCTTGGTACAAGTATTATGTATGCTTATCGGGTTTTATCGCCTTGGTTATTAAGATATTTACCAATTACAACCCAAGAGTTACAAATAATTGCCCATTTGCATTGGGTTTGGAGTAGCTTTTTATTAATGTATGCAATTATAAATCCTGTGCAAAGCGGTAGATTTATAGGATTGGGTGTAGGGGTATTTTTAATACAATATGCAATTTTCCAAGGACGCAATAATCCTAACTTAAGACTGGCAGAAACTTGGGTTTATTTGGGACTTTTACAAGCGGCGGCGATAAGATTTTATTGGCAAGGTACACCAGTCGAAGTGTTATTTTCCGATCCTTTAAAACCTTTTCGAGTTGCGATCGCCTGCCTTGTGGCATACTTTTTCTATATCTTACCTTGGTCAAATTGGGGTTGGCCGAAAAAACCTTGGTTAGTAGCAGCAATTATTTGGCCTTTAGTTATTATTGGGGAAACTCGCGCAGTTGTTAACCCTGTTAGTTTACTAGTCGCTGCCGGATTTTATATTATCATCGCTTGGCTCGATCGCCAAATCCGTTTTACTTACATTAGCGCCATATTAATTAACTGGACATTGTGGCGTTGGTTTTTAGATTTAAGACTCACAAATGCTTTGTGGTATGTTATTCCTGTTGGTTTAACTTTCTTATATATTGCCCAAATCGATCCAACTTTAACTCAACCAGAACAAAGAGAAAATCGTCATTACTTACGCTGTTTAGGAATTGGTACAATCTGTTTAGTTTCCCTGTGGACAGAAGAATGGACAGGCTTAGGTTCTGGTATCTTAAGTATATTAGCGATTTTTGCAGGATTAGCTCTCAGAGTCCGTGCATTGCTGTATATTGGCACTATCACATTTTTGATCAATGCCTTTAATCAACTAGTAATTCTTAACTTCCGTTATTCATTCTTTAAATGGTTAATTGGTTTATTAGTTGGAATTGTTTTTATTTGGATAGCTGCTAATTTTGAAACTCGTCGAGAACAGCTAACTGCTTTTTTAAGAAACTGGATTACTGAATTACAAAACTGGGAATAGTATGGATTCCTTAAATGTTTATTATAAATGCTTGGCATGGGCGGATTTTGACCTTAATTTTCTGATTAGGTATTGTAATCTTTTGGCTAAACCCGCCCATACTGATTTTCATCAATGATTTGCGTAAACGATATCATTTACATTAAATTTGCCAATGACTAATAATATTCAAGTTCAACCACGATTAGAATTTATTCCACAAAATTTCAATCCTTTGGTTTTTCAGTGGTGCCAATTAATATTACCACTATGGTTGCGATCGCGTACTAATATAGCCGAAATTAAAGCCGAAAACTTAGCAACTTTAGTTGATTTATACAAGCAATTTCAAGACAATAAAATTCGCTTTTTAATGGCATTTCGTCACCCCAATGTTGACGATCCTTACTGTTTAATGTATCTCTTAACCAGATTATTGCCTCAAGCAGCTAAACAGCAAGGAATACCATTAAAAAAACCAACTCACGGGCATTTTATTTACGATCGCGGAATTCCGCTTTGGGCAGGTTCTTCTGTTGGTTGGCTTTATTCGCAATTAGGCGGAACTCCCATCCATCGCGGTAAATTAGATCGAGTAGGTTTACGTTCAATTCGACAGTTATTTGTCGATGGACAATTTCCGATGATGGCATCTCCAGAAGGTGCAACAAATGGACACAATGAAATAGTTAGTCCCATTGAACCAGGCATTGCCCAAATGGGTTTTTGGTGTGCGGAAGACTTATTAGCAGCAAAACGATCGGAAGAAGTTTTCTTACTACCAATAGGAATTCAATATTACTATATAAATCCGCCTTGGTTATCTTTAGAAAAATTGCTAACCCAATTAGAAATTGATAGTGGTTTATCTCCAAACACAAACTTTGAATTTGTGATATCAAATGAAGTGAAATTTACCAGCGAAAGAGAAGCAAACTTATATAAAAGATTGTATCGTTTGGGATTTCATATAGTAGGCTTAATGGAGGATTTTTACACCAAATTTTATCATAAAACTCCTCAGCAAATTTCCCAAGATTCTGTTACTGACCCTACAGAACTTTTATCGTTGAGATTACAATCATTACTAGATACAGCGTTAAAAGTAGCAGAAGAGAGTTTTCATATTCCTACTAAAGGCAGCGTGATCGATCGCTGTCGCAAATTAGAACAAGCAGGATGGGACTGGATTTATCGGGAAGATATCAAGAATTTAGAAGTATTATCACCCCTAGAAAGAGGTTTAGCCGATCGCATTGCCGAAGAAGCATCCAAGCGAATGTGGCACATGAGATTAGTCGAAAGTTTTGTCGCCGTCACAGGTAAATATGTATACGAAAAACCCTCTGTAGAAAGATTTGCCGAAACAACTTTACTCTTGTGGGATATGCTAACCAGAATTAAAGGAGGTAATCCTTTTAAACGTCCCAAATTAGGGAAACAAAGAGTCGAAATGTCGATCGGAAATCCCCTTTCAGTTTCCTCCCGTTACGATGACTATAAAACTAGTCGTCGTAAAGCAGTCAACGATCTCACTCAAGACTTACAAACAGGATTAGAGAAATTGATCGTTAAAAATTCGTATCCCAATTCTCTGTAAAATTGCGCTAAATCATAGCCCCTCCCCGTAGACGGGGAGGGGTTTGGGGTGGGGTTCCATACAGCGCATTTTCATATAGAGTTGGTATTAGAGAAAAATTGGGCGGTTAAAACCGCAACTACACAAACAAAGTCCGCCTACGCGGACTCTTGAAAACGGAAATTCTATGTTCTAGGCAACTTATCTTGGTACTAAATGCCGCCGAGGGCCAACCCCAGGATTAATTACTGCTGCCATTTCTTCGGGCGACATTTTTTCAATTTCGGCTTGCAGTTGTTCAACTGTGAAATTGTAACCCTGTTCTGCGGCAATTTTGACAAAGGTATTTGGATCGTCTGTTGCTTTGAGTTTTGCTTTCAAAGCATCATCTTTTTGGATAGCTTTAAAAAAGCGTGCGGCACATTCTTGTGTCATAAAACACCTCGCCTTTGTTAAATTTTGGTACAAAAAACTTTCGCAAAGTCGCTACTTACTAGCGACTCAAATACCCAATTAGGTGTAATCGCCTACCCTAAATTGGCAAAAATTAAATGAGAGATATTTGTCAAGGATATGGGAAAAAATAAAAATTTTCACTAAATCTTGACATAAGTTAAAGATTTTAGTATCAAGCGTCACTTGTTAACGAGTAATTTTGTGCTTCAGATCCCCGACTTCTCCAAGAAGTCGAGGATCTCAAATGAGGATCTGGACACAAGAACATTTATAGTGATTGAAGTTGGGTTATTCTTAAAAAATTGTGAAAGCGATTACACTTCTAGGCTCCACTGGCTCAATTGGTACACAAACGCTCGATATCGTCTCCCAGCATCCTGACAAATTTCGCCTTGTCGGGATAGCCGCTGGACGGAACGTAGAAATGCTGGCGCAACAAGTTCGCCAATTTCGACCGGAAATAGTTGCAATTTGCGACGAAGACAAACTTCCAGAACTGAAAGCTGCAATTGCTGACCTCGACCCCCAACCCATTTTGTTAGCGGGAGATGCCGGAATAATTGAAGTTGCACGTTACGGCGACGCAGAAGCGGTAGTTACTGGAATCGTTGGTTGTGCTGGCTTGTTACCCACAATTGCCGCCATTGAAGCTGGAAAAGACATCGCTTTAGCTAATAAAGAAACTTTAATTGCTGGTGGCCCTGTAGTTAATCCTTTGGTGGAAAAACACGGCGTAAAACTTTTGCCAGCAGACTCAGAACATTCGGCAATTTTCCAATGTTTGCAAGGAGTTCCTCAAGGCGGGTTAAAGAAGATCATTCTAACCGCTTCTGGTGGCGCGTTTCGAGATTGGCCTGTAGAAAAGTTAGCCGAAGCCAAAGTTTCCGATGCTTTAAAACATCCTAATTGGTCAATGGGTCGCAAAATTACTATTGATTCTGCCACCTTAATGAACAAAGGTTTAGAAGTAATTGAAGCGCATTATTTGTTTGGTGCGGATTACGATGATATCGAAATTGTCATCCATCCCCAAAGTATTATTCACTCTTTAATTGAGTTACAAGATACTTCGGTTTTAGCACAATTAGGTTGGCCGGATATGCGTTTACCTTTGCTTTATGCAATGTCTTGGCCGGAAAGAATTTATACAGATTGGGAAAGATTAGATTTGGTAAAAGCTGGCAGTTTAACTTTCCGCGAACCAGACCATAATAAATATCCTTGTATGCAGTTAGCTTATGCGGCTGGTCGTGCTGGTGGTTCGATGCCTGCGGTTTTAAATGCGGCAAATGAACAAGCTGTGGCTCTATTTTTAGATGAAAAGATTGGCTTTTTAGATATTCCTCGTTGTATTGAGTGGGTTTGCGATCGCCATCGCACAGATCATCAACAAAACCCCTCTTTAGATGACATTTTAGCCGCAGATCAATGGGCGAGACAAGAAGTTTTGGCAGCTAGTGAAAAAATTGGAGGAGCGATCGCACTTTCTATTTAATATTTGTAATCGATGCCCCTTGCCGTTAAACTGACGTTATTCAGCCTCAATCGCAATACTACGACTGAGGCTTGAAGTTTTATTAGAAGCATATTTGGCAAACCATCTAGGCGATCATGATCTTAGATGGATACAAAAGAAATTGGCAGATAATAAATTTACTATAAAAATTGACTTGGTTAATGAAGCTGCAAAACGACGGTTAATGTTGGGAGGATATAGTCTTTAGACTTGCACCCTAAATTATCTAAATCTCTGTCAAAAATTTCACCCAACTTCAGCATTCTTAATCGCCTGTTTCAGACGTACTAAACGCCTTTGTCTATTATCATTTTCTAACTGCATCGTAAGGTTTTCTAATTCCAGGGTAGCTGCTTCCATTGCTAACCGACTGCGGCGCAAATTAGCTAATAATCTCTTAGCTGTTTCAGCATCAGGAATGTGGGGTTGATTATTCATGGCAAATTCCACTCCGTTTTTACTTCTTGAATGCTCCGCGTCATCGCTGGAATTTCCATTTGGATGCGTTCAATTGATTGGTTTACTAAGTTTAGTATATCAGCCGTTATCGCTGGTTGAGCCTCAGCAATGCGTAACTGAAAATTAGACAACCGAGAAAACCAAGGTGCAGCACGTTCAGCTACACTTTTGAGTTCATCCAAAAATGGTATTGTGTCACTCGTTTCGCCAAACATTTCAAATAAACTCAATTCTGCTGCTGTTGCTGCATCAATGATATTTAACAACTGGCGTTTCAATTGCCAGATAATTTCCTCAAGTTCGTTGGTAAATTTTGCCATAGTTGCACATTTCCGATCAATCCCTAATCATTTATCTTTATCACTAAATGAAGTAATCGTTTCTAGTAAACTTTAAATTACTCAAGTTTTGCAAGAAGCAACTGAGGCTATGGGGTAAGAGTAACCATCACTTTTATTTAGAGGTAAAATGGGGAAAGAGCGATCGCTATTTTCACAAAACTTTTGGCAGAATCAATCAGAGGCAACAATGCAAATTACATTAAGCCAAGAACAAACTCAAATCCTTGAAGCTTTGGTAAAGCAAGGACAATATTCATCTGTTGAAGAGGCAATTAATACAGCCTTACAGTTATTAATCCATGATGTCGCAGAACGAGAAGCTTGGTTGCGCTTTTCAAGGAATCAACTAAATGATGCTTACACTCAGGACGATGATTACCCACTCGACGCAATTAAAATAGCAAATCCCGACTATGCAGGAAGCTGATGTCGTTCTCACTCCAATTCCCCAAGCTGACGGAAAAATCAAGAATCGTCCAGTCATTATTCTGCGAGAACTACCCCCTTATGGAGATTTTTTAGTCTGTGGTGTTAGCACCCAGTTACATCAACAAGTTACAGGTTTTGATGATATTATTTCCCCTTCTGACCCAGACTTTACTGCTACTGGTTTACGAGTTCAATCCTTAATTCGGTTAGGTTTCCTTGCTGTAGTGCCTCGTAATCAAATTATCGGTTCTCTTGGGGCTATTTCAGCAGAAAGACATCAACGCTTATTAAAAACCCTTAGTGATTATCTGGTTAATTAATTAAACTAATTTTCTCCAAGTAACTCACAGAAAACGGAGCAAAATAGAGGTAATAATCTCTTTATCATCTAATTAAAAACTTTATGCCAGCAGAATTAATTGTTTTAATTGCCGCCTTAATCGTCACATTCTTAGTATTTACGTGGTTAATTAAAGTTGTTAAAGCAACCATTCAAACCGCTATTACCATCGCCTTAATTGTTTTAATCTTACAACTAATCTTTGGCATCGGCCCTAGTCAACTTTGGCAAAAAATCATCGAACTTCCCCAAATAATTTGGCAGCAACCAAATCAATAATTAACCGCAGAAAACACTAGATAAAACAAAAACATTTGCGTACCCTGGGGGAAGGCTGCGCCAACATCTGCGTTCATCTGCGGTTAAATTTCTCTTATTTAAACTTTCCCTGTCAACCTAGCAAAAGCACTTTGCACAGCCGGAGGTAATTGACGCATAATTTTACCTTTTTCTCTGTCAATGGCAACTAAAGTCACCATTGCTGTCACATACAATTCCTCACCATCCAAAGACTGAATTTGGTTATCCCAATTCAACCTTACACCATCGATTTCTGCCATTTTTGCTTTGACAACTGCGGTCATTCCTAATCTTAATGGTCGGTGATAACGAATCGAAAGTTCGACAACTGGTAAATCGCAACCTAAAGCAACTAAATCAGCAAAATCAATGCCGAGCGATCGCAAACATTCTACCCTAGCTTCTTCCAACCAAGCCAGATAAGTACCATGCCAAACAACCCCACCATAATCAGTATGATGTGGTTGCACCCTTACCGGATATTCAAACCAAGCGCCAGGTGTCATCTGAAGCAAGTTTTGGATAGCAGTAGTTGGAGGAAGTTGAGGATTTCTTTCTTCTGACACAGTAAATTTCGTCCTTAAAAACACTAATTAATTAAAAATAACCGATCTATACTACCTTTCTTTTGCATTCTATCTTCTTTAACGCGGTTTAATTACCTTTGGCGCAGCGATTGCTGGAATTTGTGTAGGATCGATAAGAAACTTTTCTGCATTATAAACCCCTGACCAAGCTGCTAAAAGACGTGCTGCTAATCTTAACAGTTCTGCTTCGGAATTAAGACCCCAAAGCTGCATTAAAGGTGAGTTATCTGCTGATTGTTTTCCTAATGCCAAACGCCATGCCACTGGTACACCAGCCACACTATTATATGTGCCAGATAACGCACCTACGATCGCACTCGTTAGTTGTGGATTGGGACATCTTGCAGCACGCATTACCGAAAGTCGCAAATCTTCCAGCGTACTTAAAAAGCAGTAAAAAGCTAACGCTACTGGAGTATGCGGTGGCATGGTTTTCCCGCGAGGAATTAAAGTGTTTAAAGTTTTTTCTAATCCAGCACCTTCAGCTAATAAAATTTCCACCTTTCTAAGTTGTTGAACTAAAGAAGTTTCTACATCTAAATAATTAATAGTTTCCGTAATTAATGTGGCAGGATTAAGTTTTTCTTTCAAGGAAAGAGCGATCGCATATCCCAACGCTAAAGTACCATCTTTCAATACCGAATTATCTTGCCAAACATCTGCCACTTGTTGCAAGTTTTGTCTTAATTTTGCTTCATCTTCATGAAAAAAAAGCGCTACTGGTACTGTCGAAATAATTCCACTAATATCAGCCTTATCTCTAGTTATACCGGGTAAATTATCTAGTAGTTTTTCTGAATCATTCTCAATAATTGATTCTGAGGATTCGCACCAATCGACTAAATCCAACCTACCACTACGAATTAAACCTTCTGTACCACGAATCACCAACCGTCCTGTATCAGAAGAATGCTG
Coding sequences within:
- a CDS encoding ribbon-helix-helix domain-containing protein; translation: MQITLSQEQTQILEALVKQGQYSSVEEAINTALQLLIHDVAEREAWLRFSRNQLNDAYTQDDDYPLDAIKIANPDYAGS
- a CDS encoding FHA domain-containing protein, which codes for MLSNLTYPAQNTDKAFKFLEKNTSFIRSLVDNCQHDIGQLTSIIEPILNAPKRCELAHFYIQAVNTGKSTFLVTNLSHAETVQIVDGSQEWTVGRSKLKCSIPISELSISRCHAILGHNSGNSFFVQDAGSRNGTKVNNHRLSSLEPHALKDGDLIEFGLVKVEFFITSFIEENEDVWLADASL
- a CDS encoding Nif11-like leader peptide family natural product precursor → MTQECAARFFKAIQKDDALKAKLKATDDPNTFVKIAAEQGYNFTVEQLQAEIEKMSPEEMAAVINPGVGPRRHLVPR
- a CDS encoding ribonuclease catalytic domain-containing protein, whose amino-acid sequence is MEKGRLVEFRLHGERRLAVAERPDGKTNWIVVDDRGQSYNIHPRQVTYEVNGTTYQPKEIPLFRQEVENYLDPSSLEVAWEILAETGESVNIPGMAMLLFSEQTQAQCYAAYYLLSEDKIYFKQKGDRYEPRSATLVGEIKHQIEVAEQRKRESEEFFTLVQQVIAGNPLESYNSVREAFSETRYRNRIDALERYVILGEEATGRSLAQETLAALELPTNPQAAFDLLVRLGLWSYHENLFLRRSQIPVHFSTKVLEVAQLRIDTPPPDPDSDRLDLTHLKVYTIDDESTKEIDDGLSWEKLPDGRERFWIHIADPSRWVMPGDELDLEARRRSTTLYLPTGMIPMFPTELATGPMSLVQGKICTALSFGVILDETGGVQEYSIHPTIIKPTYRLTYEDVDEMLDLAVPAEPELTAIASSAQLRQAWRQSQGAITINLPEGLIKVEDDEIHIQVLDDSQSRMMVAEMMILTGEVAARYGQEHQLALPFRGQPQPELPSEEELLLLPAGPARACAMRRCMPRSEISVTPARHASLGLNTYSQVTSPIRRYSDLLAHFQIKAHLRGDPLPFSADELREVMMSVSMVTQEASLVERQTHRYWALEYLRRNPGQVWQALLLRWLREDDRLGLILLEDLGLELPMGFRRSIQLGDRLDVRVSYVDPRQDVIKFEETSDQTAQATAS
- a CDS encoding glycerol acyltransferase, which translates into the protein MTNNIQVQPRLEFIPQNFNPLVFQWCQLILPLWLRSRTNIAEIKAENLATLVDLYKQFQDNKIRFLMAFRHPNVDDPYCLMYLLTRLLPQAAKQQGIPLKKPTHGHFIYDRGIPLWAGSSVGWLYSQLGGTPIHRGKLDRVGLRSIRQLFVDGQFPMMASPEGATNGHNEIVSPIEPGIAQMGFWCAEDLLAAKRSEEVFLLPIGIQYYYINPPWLSLEKLLTQLEIDSGLSPNTNFEFVISNEVKFTSEREANLYKRLYRLGFHIVGLMEDFYTKFYHKTPQQISQDSVTDPTELLSLRLQSLLDTALKVAEESFHIPTKGSVIDRCRKLEQAGWDWIYREDIKNLEVLSPLERGLADRIAEEASKRMWHMRLVESFVAVTGKYVYEKPSVERFAETTLLLWDMLTRIKGGNPFKRPKLGKQRVEMSIGNPLSVSSRYDDYKTSRRKAVNDLTQDLQTGLEKLIVKNSYPNSL
- the dxr gene encoding 1-deoxy-D-xylulose-5-phosphate reductoisomerase, with translation MKAITLLGSTGSIGTQTLDIVSQHPDKFRLVGIAAGRNVEMLAQQVRQFRPEIVAICDEDKLPELKAAIADLDPQPILLAGDAGIIEVARYGDAEAVVTGIVGCAGLLPTIAAIEAGKDIALANKETLIAGGPVVNPLVEKHGVKLLPADSEHSAIFQCLQGVPQGGLKKIILTASGGAFRDWPVEKLAEAKVSDALKHPNWSMGRKITIDSATLMNKGLEVIEAHYLFGADYDDIEIVIHPQSIIHSLIELQDTSVLAQLGWPDMRLPLLYAMSWPERIYTDWERLDLVKAGSLTFREPDHNKYPCMQLAYAAGRAGGSMPAVLNAANEQAVALFLDEKIGFLDIPRCIEWVCDRHRTDHQQNPSLDDILAADQWARQEVLAASEKIGGAIALSI